A section of the Clostridium felsineum DSM 794 genome encodes:
- a CDS encoding RICIN domain-containing protein — protein MKNRFKKITSIILGLSLTLVGQFGVISFNTPVTASAAALNTSRVSVHDPSIVQANGKYYLFGSHRADAVSSDLTSWSYFQTNINNDYANIFSVGGKWAAHGSKSYDITGNLWAPDVIYNKQMKKWCMYMSVNGNNFYSSIALATSDSITGPYKYAGTIVYSGFTNSSEASQTDYAKVTGTNNVDKRYLSNNSWNSAYGTNAIDPCIKYDKSGNLWLSYGSWFGGLFILKLDNSTGLRDYSYKYSTKTNASDQYLGTKISGGYGTSGEGSYIEYDKASDYYYLYESYCGLDATDNFSGYQIRMFRSKNITGPYTDSRGNSAICTSANDDKSTKGIKLFGNYYFSSLAGVNSSELSSKGYMSGGHNSALIDNNSGQRYLIYHTRFNNGTENHQIRVHQQFLNEDGWPVTAVYEYLGSQISNSGYSNSDIVGTYEFVNHGLNATTAKTGMLKTSKVSLNANGTISGDYTGTWSEKSGSYYCTMVIGSVTYKGVFFKQYDESASHKNTMTFSLIGSNDESIWGSKVSDSTINPSTKLDGTYYIKSSLSGMYLDVANGETTDGTNIRQWTPLNNNAQKFKIVSNNDGTYNILTGASNYKSSLDVTNNSSTDGTNIEEWNYWGGDMQKFKLQNVSGNKYAILTKASNFKSCLDVYNMSKDSGANVCQWNYWGGDGQLWELIPN, from the coding sequence ATGAAAAATAGATTTAAGAAAATCACGTCCATTATTTTAGGGTTATCTTTAACTCTAGTAGGTCAATTTGGAGTAATTTCATTTAACACCCCTGTTACAGCTTCTGCTGCTGCACTAAACACTTCGAGGGTTTCAGTACACGATCCGTCAATAGTACAAGCTAACGGAAAATATTATCTCTTTGGCTCACATAGAGCAGATGCAGTTTCTTCTGATTTAACTTCTTGGAGTTACTTCCAAACAAACATAAATAATGACTATGCAAATATTTTTTCTGTAGGTGGCAAATGGGCCGCTCACGGTAGCAAATCCTATGATATAACGGGAAATCTATGGGCACCTGATGTTATATATAATAAGCAAATGAAGAAATGGTGCATGTATATGAGTGTTAACGGTAACAATTTTTATTCTTCTATAGCTCTTGCAACCTCTGATAGTATAACTGGACCATACAAATACGCTGGAACAATTGTATATTCGGGCTTTACCAACTCTTCCGAAGCTAGCCAAACTGATTATGCAAAGGTTACTGGTACAAACAATGTAGACAAAAGATACTTATCAAATAATTCTTGGAATTCAGCTTATGGTACTAACGCTATTGATCCTTGCATAAAATACGATAAATCAGGTAACCTGTGGCTTTCTTACGGTTCATGGTTTGGTGGACTTTTTATATTAAAGCTAGATAATTCTACAGGTTTAAGGGATTATTCATATAAATATTCAACTAAAACCAATGCTTCTGATCAATATCTTGGCACAAAAATATCTGGTGGCTATGGAACCTCAGGTGAAGGTTCATATATTGAATACGACAAAGCCTCAGACTACTATTACCTGTATGAATCTTACTGTGGCCTTGATGCTACTGATAATTTCAGCGGATATCAAATCCGTATGTTTAGATCAAAAAATATAACTGGACCTTATACGGATTCACGAGGAAATTCAGCAATATGCACCAGTGCTAATGATGATAAATCAACTAAAGGTATAAAACTGTTCGGTAACTACTATTTTTCTTCTCTTGCAGGTGTAAATAGCTCTGAATTAAGCTCAAAAGGCTATATGTCAGGGGGGCATAATTCTGCACTGATTGATAATAATTCTGGACAAAGATACCTCATTTATCATACAAGATTTAATAATGGTACTGAAAACCATCAAATTAGAGTGCATCAACAATTCTTAAATGAAGATGGCTGGCCTGTAACCGCAGTATATGAATATTTAGGAAGTCAAATTTCTAACTCTGGTTACTCTAATAGTGATATTGTTGGAACTTACGAATTTGTTAACCATGGATTAAACGCAACCACAGCAAAAACTGGTATGCTAAAAACCTCTAAGGTTTCATTAAATGCTAATGGTACTATTTCTGGGGATTATACTGGAACCTGGAGCGAAAAGTCTGGAAGCTACTACTGCACTATGGTAATTGGCAGTGTTACTTACAAAGGAGTATTCTTCAAGCAATACGATGAATCAGCTTCACATAAAAACACTATGACTTTTTCTTTAATAGGTTCAAACGATGAATCAATTTGGGGTTCAAAGGTTTCTGACTCAACAATAAATCCCTCTACTAAACTGGATGGTACTTACTATATTAAAAGCTCTTTAAGCGGAATGTATTTAGATGTGGCTAACGGAGAGACTACCGATGGAACTAATATTAGACAATGGACACCTTTAAATAATAATGCTCAAAAATTTAAGATAGTATCCAATAATGATGGCACTTACAATATATTAACAGGTGCTTCTAACTACAAAAGTTCCCTTGATGTTACAAATAACTCCTCTACTGATGGGACTAATATTGAAGAATGGAATTATTGGGGTGGAGACATGCAGAAATTCAAATTGCAAAATGTTTCTGGCAATAAGTATGCTATTTTAACTAAAGCCTCAAACTTCAAATCTTGTCTAGATGTTTATAACATGAGTAAAGATTCTGGCGCTAATGTTTGCCAGTGGAACTATTGGGGTGGAGATGGACAACTTTGGGAGCTAATTCCTAATTAA
- a CDS encoding zinc-ribbon domain-containing protein: MIIWGWGRVTKRKIGEVFQRTCSYCNSTEVWNLCIIRTWFTLFFIPVIPYKKMYCITCPNCGSYIQLTSEQFEEIKKSLQASSGNGNSEAAVEEIKYSGKTETQINYLKQMEDYRKKQEN; encoded by the coding sequence TTGATAATTTGGGGCTGGGGTAGAGTAACCAAAAGGAAGATAGGAGAAGTTTTTCAACGTACATGTAGTTATTGTAACAGTACAGAAGTTTGGAATTTATGCATTATTAGAACCTGGTTTACTTTATTTTTTATACCTGTAATACCTTATAAAAAAATGTACTGTATTACTTGTCCTAACTGTGGAAGTTACATACAGCTAACAAGTGAACAGTTTGAAGAAATAAAGAAGTCATTGCAGGCTTCGTCGGGTAATGGTAATAGTGAAGCTGCTGTGGAAGAAATTAAATATTCAGGAAAAACAGAAACTCAAATAAATTATTTAAAGCAAATGGAAGATTACAGAAAAAAGCAAGAAAATTAA
- a CDS encoding MFS transporter: protein MKSINRNIKVSYIYNLMMNFDMTSAIWVLYLSYKGLSLTEIGVIEAIFHVSSVLGEVPTGIVADFLGRKTSVVVGRIMSLISGIIMIFGNGFFMFSLAFVFSALGHNLNSGAEEALIYDTLKKLNKEEEYNKTAGKIAVMMEIGNGLAVFVGGILSDIRFVYAYILSLLVQALSFIVSLFYVEPKEKQKITRNSFFKHIKECGHIFFKKKEVFYLILFSEITATIAATIYYYSQKYFGDMNYMKVIIAVILLLDNVVQAFASKVSYKLEQKLKVKGVIILIPLLYVISLFGLFFFKGKLTILFFLVCSFSCGITYPIFSNYINGLIPSKNRATILSFQSICYSICMIVVFPTIGFFSDRYGITNAFLFIMFMLVPVIFVGIGIVKENR, encoded by the coding sequence GTGAAAAGTATAAATAGAAATATAAAAGTAAGTTATATATATAATCTTATGATGAATTTTGATATGACATCGGCTATATGGGTGCTGTATTTGAGCTATAAAGGGTTGAGCTTAACAGAAATAGGTGTGATTGAAGCTATATTTCACGTGTCCAGTGTTTTAGGAGAAGTACCTACAGGTATAGTTGCAGATTTTCTTGGAAGAAAGACAAGTGTTGTAGTTGGAAGAATAATGTCCTTGATTTCTGGCATTATTATGATATTTGGAAATGGATTTTTTATGTTTTCTCTAGCTTTTGTATTTTCAGCTTTAGGCCATAATTTGAATTCAGGAGCAGAAGAAGCTCTTATTTATGATACTTTAAAAAAGCTTAATAAAGAGGAAGAGTATAATAAAACTGCAGGAAAAATAGCGGTAATGATGGAAATAGGAAATGGACTTGCGGTATTTGTTGGTGGAATTTTATCGGATATTAGATTTGTGTATGCATATATTTTATCTTTACTAGTTCAAGCTTTATCCTTTATAGTTTCGTTATTTTATGTGGAACCAAAGGAAAAACAGAAAATCACTAGAAATAGTTTTTTCAAGCATATAAAAGAGTGCGGTCATATTTTCTTTAAGAAGAAGGAAGTATTTTATCTAATATTATTTTCTGAAATTACGGCTACTATAGCGGCAACAATATATTATTATAGTCAAAAGTATTTTGGAGACATGAATTACATGAAGGTTATAATAGCTGTAATTCTCCTTTTGGATAATGTGGTTCAAGCCTTTGCTTCAAAGGTTTCCTATAAACTAGAACAAAAATTGAAAGTAAAAGGAGTTATAATATTAATACCGTTATTGTATGTAATATCACTCTTTGGACTATTTTTCTTTAAAGGAAAACTTACAATTTTATTTTTTCTTGTATGTTCCTTTAGTTGTGGGATAACCTATCCTATATTTAGTAATTATATTAATGGTCTTATACCATCAAAAAATAGGGCAACTATACTTTCCTTTCAAAGTATCTGCTATAGTATTTGTATGATTGTTGTTTTTCCTACTATAGGTTTTTTTAGTGACAGGTATGGAATTACAAATGCATTTTTGTTCATTATGTTTATGCTTGTTCCTGTTATTTTTGTAGGTATTGGTATAGTAAAAGAAAATAGGTAG
- a CDS encoding PTS transporter subunit EIIC — translation MKEKLLSLSQKFSQAAVQPVMFLTVMGIGLAIAVIMQLSFMPSFIVFIGMLLKKMMDAMLNNLSIIFCVGLTTAFAKKKKVDAAIIGLIVYIIFLAANNAWLTSQNMLAKSGAMGLFGTGQNTVLGFQVIDMNVFLGIILGCITGYVFNKFSDIQFGDMFRIYGGSRFVFIVMIPITLILAIVLSYVWPVINYGINGLSGFMKGAGALGVFVYSFGNRFLIPTGLHHLLWMPFCFTGIGGTLNVDGKSIQGAVNIFYSEMSNSAKLTAIDPSIRFATFGFAKIFGSIGIVLAMIRTAKPENKKAVKGLLIPSLFVAVVAGITEPLDFAYLFISPLLWLVHGVITGFSEMLLWILGSRTYSIYGLLDTVVCNSVISPKISKIYIFFAVGIIMTAVWYFVFVFLIKKFNIKTPGREDSVNNSLNKQVNDNVSKSDSRDEDSELIIEGLGGAENIVEVNNCFTRLRIDVKDVSKVNKDIIGKAQQKGIVVKGNNVQIIIGMTVENSKENLIKLLDKKKGVI, via the coding sequence ATGAAAGAAAAATTATTGTCATTAAGTCAAAAATTTTCACAGGCTGCAGTACAACCAGTTATGTTTTTAACAGTTATGGGAATTGGTCTTGCAATAGCTGTTATTATGCAGCTTAGTTTTATGCCATCATTTATAGTTTTTATAGGTATGCTGCTAAAGAAGATGATGGATGCTATGCTTAATAATCTTTCTATTATCTTTTGCGTTGGACTTACCACAGCATTTGCTAAAAAGAAAAAAGTGGATGCGGCTATCATTGGATTAATCGTTTACATTATATTCTTAGCTGCTAATAATGCTTGGCTTACATCTCAAAATATGCTGGCTAAGTCAGGTGCTATGGGATTATTTGGAACTGGTCAAAATACTGTATTAGGATTTCAAGTAATAGATATGAATGTGTTCTTAGGAATAATATTAGGATGTATTACTGGATATGTGTTTAACAAATTTTCAGATATACAATTTGGCGATATGTTCAGAATTTATGGAGGATCAAGATTTGTATTTATAGTTATGATACCTATTACTTTGATATTGGCAATTGTGCTCAGTTACGTATGGCCAGTTATCAATTACGGTATTAATGGCTTATCAGGATTTATGAAAGGTGCAGGTGCTTTAGGTGTATTTGTATATTCATTTGGCAACAGATTTTTAATTCCAACAGGATTACATCATTTATTATGGATGCCATTTTGTTTTACAGGAATCGGTGGAACCTTGAATGTTGATGGAAAGTCTATACAAGGAGCTGTTAACATTTTTTATTCTGAAATGAGTAATAGTGCTAAGCTTACAGCAATTGATCCATCTATAAGATTTGCAACCTTTGGATTTGCAAAGATTTTTGGAAGTATAGGTATTGTTCTTGCTATGATAAGGACTGCAAAACCTGAAAATAAGAAAGCTGTAAAAGGCTTACTTATACCATCGCTTTTCGTTGCAGTTGTAGCAGGAATTACAGAACCTCTTGATTTCGCATATCTTTTCATATCTCCACTACTATGGTTAGTACATGGCGTAATTACTGGCTTTTCAGAAATGTTATTGTGGATTTTGGGTTCAAGAACGTATTCGATTTATGGTCTTTTAGATACAGTGGTTTGTAATTCTGTAATAAGCCCAAAAATTTCCAAAATATATATTTTCTTCGCAGTTGGTATCATAATGACTGCAGTATGGTATTTCGTATTTGTTTTCCTAATTAAGAAATTTAATATTAAGACACCTGGTAGAGAAGATTCAGTTAACAATTCTTTAAATAAACAAGTAAATGATAACGTTTCTAAAAGTGATAGTAGAGATGAAGACTCTGAATTAATTATTGAAGGATTAGGCGGAGCTGAAAACATAGTAGAGGTTAATAACTGTTTTACACGTTTAAGAATTGATGTAAAGGATGTTAGCAAAGTAAATAAAGATATAATAGGAAAAGCTCAGCAAAAGGGCATTGTTGTTAAAGGTAATAATGTACAAATCATCATAGGAATGACAGTAGAAAATTCAAAGGAAAATCTTATTAAATTATTAGATAAAAAGAAAGGGGTAATTTAA
- a CDS encoding 6-phospho-alpha-glucosidase: protein MKKYSICIVGGGSRYTPDMLAMLCNQKERFPLRKIVLYDNESERQEIVGEYAKILFKEYYPELEEVIWTTDEKEAFEDIDFALMQIRAGRLKMREKDEKISLKYGCLGQETCGAGGFAYGLRSVPAVIDLIKSIRKYSSKCWILNYSNPAAIVAEATKRVFPSDYRIINICDMPIAIMDIYAAVLGLKRRDLEPKYFGLNHFGWFTHILDKKTGEDYLPKLREILKTPVDVQTEPLFQEKSWKSTFEFMSQMIKDYDEYLPNTYLQYYLYPRKMKDKENPEYTRANEVMDGNEKETYERMHKIISLGKIHGTEYELTSDVGCHAEYIVDLATAIANNTNEIFLTITENKGAINNVSQGMMVEVPCRVGSNGVEPLAVGSIPTFYKGLMENQYAYEKLAVDACLEGSYQKALQALVLNRTVVNTDVAKELLQDLIEANKGYWNELQ from the coding sequence ATGAAAAAGTATTCAATTTGTATTGTTGGTGGGGGAAGCCGTTACACACCAGATATGCTTGCAATGTTATGTAACCAAAAAGAAAGATTCCCATTGAGAAAAATTGTTTTATATGATAATGAGAGTGAGCGTCAAGAGATAGTAGGGGAATATGCAAAAATATTGTTTAAAGAATACTATCCTGAATTGGAAGAAGTAATATGGACAACAGATGAAAAAGAAGCATTTGAAGATATAGATTTTGCTCTTATGCAAATTCGTGCAGGAAGATTAAAGATGCGTGAAAAGGATGAAAAAATTTCATTGAAGTATGGATGCCTTGGTCAGGAGACATGTGGAGCTGGAGGATTTGCATATGGACTTAGAAGTGTTCCTGCGGTTATTGATTTGATAAAAAGTATTAGAAAGTACTCTTCTAAGTGCTGGATTTTAAATTATTCTAATCCTGCTGCAATTGTTGCAGAGGCAACTAAAAGAGTATTTCCAAGTGATTATCGTATAATTAATATTTGCGATATGCCAATTGCAATTATGGATATTTATGCTGCTGTGCTTGGTTTAAAAAGAAGAGACTTGGAACCAAAATATTTTGGATTAAATCATTTTGGGTGGTTTACGCACATTTTAGATAAAAAAACAGGGGAAGATTATTTGCCTAAATTAAGAGAAATTTTGAAAACACCAGTAGATGTTCAAACAGAGCCTCTTTTTCAAGAAAAATCTTGGAAATCCACCTTTGAATTTATGAGCCAAATGATAAAAGATTATGATGAATATTTACCAAACACATATTTACAATATTATTTATATCCTAGGAAGATGAAGGATAAGGAAAATCCAGAATATACAAGAGCTAATGAAGTAATGGATGGAAACGAAAAAGAAACTTATGAAAGGATGCATAAGATTATATCCTTAGGAAAAATTCACGGCACTGAGTATGAGCTTACTAGTGATGTGGGATGTCATGCTGAGTATATAGTAGATTTAGCAACAGCAATTGCAAATAATACAAATGAAATTTTCTTGACAATTACAGAAAATAAGGGAGCTATTAATAATGTTTCTCAAGGTATGATGGTAGAAGTTCCATGTCGAGTTGGAAGCAATGGAGTTGAGCCTTTAGCTGTGGGAAGTATACCAACTTTTTATAAAGGACTTATGGAAAATCAGTATGCATATGAAAAGTTAGCGGTAGATGCATGTTTAGAAGGAAGTTACCAAAAGGCATTACAAGCACTTGTTTTAAATCGTACAGTTGTAAATACCGATGTTGCTAAGGAATTATTACAAGATTTAATTGAAGCTAATAAAGGCTACTGGAATGAACTTCAATAA
- a CDS encoding MurR/RpiR family transcriptional regulator, with protein MGNNAILTELEKVMLNKIQNYINKNEKVGIDIIAKECFVSKSAIIKLSKKLGYSGYSEMYYTILSTANNAQKLDFSNTSGIIGVNDHLKENIDMLVEVLREFKDKKIYLDSLGLCDSAKEYYLQKLLIFGFDAASSYHYEAFRNSKSGLYFFFSYSGYRAEIIEKVNEAISNNFKVIAFTSNKESPLAKLSYVTVEVGGIKSDVEHYLPNFFTANLIILLELVLVEYSKKYLNREKD; from the coding sequence TTGGGGAATAATGCTATATTAACAGAACTTGAGAAAGTAATGTTAAATAAAATACAAAATTATATTAATAAAAATGAAAAAGTTGGTATAGATATAATAGCAAAGGAATGTTTTGTTTCAAAGTCAGCAATTATTAAACTATCTAAGAAGCTTGGGTATAGTGGATATAGTGAAATGTACTACACTATTCTTTCAACCGCTAATAATGCACAAAAGTTAGATTTTTCTAACACTAGTGGTATTATAGGTGTAAATGATCATTTAAAAGAGAATATTGATATGCTTGTAGAGGTACTAAGAGAATTTAAAGATAAAAAAATTTATTTGGATTCATTAGGTCTTTGTGATAGTGCAAAGGAATATTACTTGCAAAAGTTGTTGATATTTGGATTTGATGCAGCTAGTAGTTATCACTATGAAGCATTTAGAAATAGTAAGTCTGGACTTTATTTTTTCTTTTCTTATTCAGGATATAGGGCTGAAATTATTGAAAAAGTTAATGAAGCCATTAGTAATAATTTTAAGGTTATAGCCTTTACTTCTAACAAAGAGTCTCCGCTTGCAAAACTTTCATATGTAACGGTTGAAGTTGGAGGTATCAAGTCTGATGTGGAGCATTACTTACCTAATTTTTTTACTGCTAATTTAATAATCTTATTAGAATTAGTGTTGGTTGAATATTCTAAGAAATACTTGAACAGAGAAAAAGATTAA
- a CDS encoding PTS sugar transporter subunit IIA gives MFGKLFSRNSNKVEAIFAYASGELLKIEDVPDPVFSEKSMGEGIAILPTDGRIVAPADGEIILISPTKHALALKTTLGQEILIHIGLETVALNGQGIEVLIGLGDKVVRGQNIVNIDLKFIEKNASSTVIPMVITNSEEDIFNFEWENIKEVKAGETKLFKASLK, from the coding sequence ATGTTTGGAAAATTATTTTCAAGAAATAGTAATAAGGTTGAAGCTATATTTGCCTATGCATCAGGTGAGCTTTTAAAAATTGAAGATGTTCCTGATCCTGTTTTTAGTGAAAAATCCATGGGAGAAGGAATTGCAATATTACCTACAGATGGAAGAATTGTTGCACCAGCAGATGGAGAGATTATTTTAATTTCTCCAACAAAACATGCTTTAGCATTAAAAACAACTCTTGGGCAAGAAATACTTATTCATATTGGATTAGAGACGGTAGCACTTAATGGACAGGGCATTGAGGTTCTCATAGGATTAGGAGATAAAGTTGTAAGGGGACAAAATATTGTCAATATTGACTTGAAGTTTATTGAAAAAAATGCAAGCAGTACAGTAATACCAATGGTAATCACAAATAGTGAAGAAGATATCTTTAATTTTGAGTGGGAAAATATTAAAGAGGTGAAAGCAGGGGAAACAAAGTTATTTAAGGCAAGTTTAAAATGA